From the Microcoleus sp. AS-A8 genome, one window contains:
- a CDS encoding APC family permease, with protein MEPNVEADSLKRVFGLPTLVIYGVGDILGAGIYAVIGKIAGLSGSWVWVSFLTSMIVAALTALSYAELGSRIPQSGGVATFIHRAFRKDWLSILVGWLMFCTCLVSMATLSKAFAGYLNAFAPAIPAWLIILALFSGLAFVNFRGMQESSALNIFCTALEVSGLVIVILVSALFIIGGPAGAGNPVASPVPNAPTIGWTAIFQGAALAFYAFIGFEDIVNVAEEVKNPERNVPRAILFALGIAGVVYVLVSWLATNVLSPAELAASNAPLLDVVLRSQPNFPAVVFSLIALFAVLNTALLNFVTASRLLFGMSREGLLPAWLGKLHPRRATPYRTLLIILPIVIFLALSGTLQFLAGTTATLILAMFCLVNLSLLVIKRQEPRANGFQVPYLIPALALISNLVLVAFASRESHILALVFTGIGMLLILLRNAVSSGSRQLH; from the coding sequence ATGGAACCGAATGTGGAAGCGGATTCACTGAAGCGAGTGTTTGGATTGCCTACGCTGGTGATTTACGGGGTTGGTGATATTCTCGGTGCCGGAATTTATGCAGTGATCGGAAAAATTGCGGGACTTTCCGGCTCTTGGGTTTGGGTTTCTTTCCTCACATCTATGATTGTTGCGGCACTCACAGCTTTAAGCTATGCCGAACTCGGCAGCCGAATTCCACAAAGCGGAGGAGTCGCCACTTTCATCCACAGAGCATTTCGCAAGGATTGGCTCTCAATCCTCGTAGGCTGGTTGATGTTTTGTACCTGCCTGGTTTCAATGGCAACTCTCTCAAAAGCGTTTGCAGGCTATCTAAATGCTTTTGCTCCAGCCATTCCAGCTTGGTTGATTATCCTCGCTCTGTTTTCTGGTCTGGCATTTGTTAATTTTAGGGGAATGCAGGAGTCCTCAGCCCTAAATATTTTTTGCACAGCTCTGGAAGTTTCAGGTCTGGTCATCGTTATCCTAGTCTCTGCTCTTTTTATAATCGGAGGCCCAGCAGGTGCGGGTAATCCTGTTGCAAGCCCTGTACCGAACGCGCCAACAATTGGTTGGACGGCGATCTTTCAGGGAGCGGCACTCGCCTTCTACGCCTTTATTGGGTTTGAGGATATTGTGAATGTCGCGGAGGAAGTGAAAAATCCCGAACGCAATGTTCCAAGAGCCATCCTGTTTGCCCTGGGAATTGCAGGTGTCGTTTATGTTCTCGTCTCTTGGCTTGCCACTAACGTACTAAGTCCGGCGGAACTTGCTGCCTCGAACGCTCCTCTTCTCGATGTCGTTCTGCGATCGCAGCCAAATTTTCCAGCAGTCGTCTTTTCACTCATCGCCCTGTTCGCTGTTCTAAATACTGCTTTGCTGAATTTTGTCACGGCATCGCGGCTGCTCTTCGGGATGTCGAGAGAAGGGCTGCTTCCAGCTTGGTTAGGAAAATTACATCCACGGCGAGCAACTCCCTATCGAACGCTGCTGATCATTCTGCCGATCGTCATCTTTCTGGCGCTTTCAGGTACACTCCAATTCCTAGCTGGAACAACCGCAACCTTGATTCTTGCAATGTTCTGTCTTGTCAACCTTTCACTGCTGGTCATTAAACGCCAAGAACCACGAGCTAATGGCTTTCAGGTTCCTTATCTGATTCCGGCTTTAGCGCTAATCTCCAACTTAGTTCTCGTTGCCTTCGCCTCTCGAGAAAGTCACATTTTGGCGTTAGTGTTTACAGGTATAGGAATGCTTCTGATTTTGCTCCGCAATGCCGTGAGCAGTGGCTCGCGACAACTGCATTAA